Below is a window of Cytophagaceae bacterium DNA.
TAAAAAATGAGGTAAGGTTTCGTCGATATTGCCTGTAATTAATTCAATATTGGATAATTCTAAATTCTGAAAAGTGTTTTGGGCTATTTTCCCAATTTCAGGGCTGCCTTCAAAGGTAAAAACATTACATTGTGGAGTGGAAGTGGCCAAATATGAAGTAGTAATCCCGAATGATGTACCTAGCTCAATAATATTTTGATATTTATAAAATCTTGCAATTCTATTTAAAATTAATGCCCATTTTTTGGTTTTTAAAGAGGTCCTGGCAATACTTGATATCTTTCTTTTAGTATTCTTTTCAACTCTGGAACCTGCTCCAAAGTCTTTGATATCAATACTTTCAGTTCTTTGTAATAATTTTCCTCTTTGATTTTCTATTTTTTCAAAATAATCATTTTGAATAGAACTTTTAAAGACTTGTGTATAAAATTCGAAAACAAACGGGGAATGAATAGTGTGTGCGTCACCTGCCTTTAACCAGTACCTGATAAAATCTAAATACATGGTTTAATTTAATATTGCGGGCATCATTAGCACAAATTCCGGAATTTTTACAAAGATTTTTTCACCATCCAGTTGTCTTTCCAATAAATAAGAGCCATTCATTTTACCAATCGGAGCTTTAAAATTACATCCGGAAACATATTCGTGTGATTGACCTGGCTCGATTATAGGCTGAAAACCTACCACTCCATTTCCAATTATTTCGTATTTCTCTCCTATTCCATCAAAAATATACCAATGACGCGAAATCAATTGAACAGTGTGATCAGAGAAATTTTCAATTTTTATCCGGTACGAAAAAGCATACATAAATTCCAATGGTTCGGAATACATGGGTTGGTATTCTGAGGTTACTGTGACCTTGATACCATTCGTAATAGCAACTTCCATATCAATTGGTTTTTTTAATAAAACGCAATAAAAATCGATTAGTTTGTAAATTAAAGGATAATTTTGGAAGTTTTCAACCAAAAAATAAATTTGAAACAATTTAAATACTTTTAAAATCGGAATTTAGTTTATAAATATGAATGTTGAAATTGAAGAATCCTGGAGAAATCAGTTATCTGATCAATTTGAAATGCCTTATTTTAAGCAACTTGTGGATTTTGTAAAATCTGAATATTCAACTAAAGTTTGTTATCCTCCGGGAAAACTTATATTTAATGCCTTTGAAAAATGCCCTTTTGCAAATACCAAAGTCGTAATTCTTGGCCAGGATCCTTATCATGGACCCAATCAGGCACATGGTTTATGTTTTTCGGTAAATCATGGAATATCATTCCCTCCTTCATTACTCAATATTTTCAAAGAGCTTAAAGAAGACATTGGAAAACCTATCCCTTTAACAGGAAACCTGGAAGATTGGGCAGCCCAGGGTGTTTTATTGTTGAATGCCACGCTGACTGTTGAGGCAGGCAAAGCCGGTTCACATCAAAAGAAAGGCTGGGAGCAATTTACTGATGCTGTCATCGCAAAATTGAATGAAGGAAAAGAAAATCTGGTGTTTTTATTATGGGGAACTTATGCCCAGAATAAAGGAAAGTTTATTGACAGAAATAAGCATTTTGTACTAAAAGCCAAACATCCTTCTCCCCTTTCAGCCAATTTTGGAGGCTGGTTTGGCCAAAAACATTTTTCACAAACCAATAATTTTCTGGAAAGTAAAAATCTTGGAAAAATAGATTGGTAATCAAATTTTTCTTAAAAATAACAAATAGATGCAAAAATACGAAATGATTGCCACTACTCTGATGGGACTTGAAAAAGAACTTTCGAATGAGATTGAGCAATTAGGCGGAGAAAATATCGAAATCTTGAAAAGAGCTGTGCGTTTTTTTGGCGACGACAAATTGATGTACACCGCAAATATGTCTCTTAGAACAGCACTTCGGATACTTATACCTATTGATGATTTCAAAGCTACAAATGAGGATGACCTCTACCATAGCGTCAAATCTTTTCCATGGGAGAATATTTTCGGATTACATCAGACTTTTGCGATAGATGCGGTTACGAGTGGCGAATATTTCAAACATTCAAAATTTGTGGCATTGCGTGCTAAAGATGCCATTGCTGATCGTTTTAGAGAAAAAACCGGACGCAGGCCTAATGTGGACCCAATTGAACCGGATATTGCTATCAATTTGCATATCAATGTGAGTGAGGTGTCAGTTTCACTGGACTCTTCAGGTGTAAGTTTGGATAAAAGGGGATATCGGATAAATAAAACCCTAGCTCCTATCAATGAAGTTTTAGCAGCCGGAATCATCCTGAAAAGTGGCTGGAAGAGTGATTTACCATTTTATGACCCTATGTCGGGTTCGGGTACCTTTAGCATTGAGGCGGCACTTTTAGGCTCCAACACCGCCCCGGGTCTAAACAGAACTTTTTCATTTCAAAATTGGGGCGAATACGATAGTTTATTATTCGAAAAAATCAAAAATGAATTAATAAGTCAAAAGAAAGAGGATAATTTGAAAATTTTGGCCCGGGATATTCTAACCCAAAATATCGAAATTATCGCTGAGAACGCCATGAACGCTGGTGTAGAAGACTTTATTAGCCTAAAAAAAGCTGATTTTTTTCAGACAGATCCTGTTGATAATAATGGAATTCTGGTCCTTAATCCGCCATATGGTGAAAGATTAAAACTGGGCAATATTTTTGATTATTATGCCAGAATCGGTGATACATTTAAACAGAAATATGCCGGATTTGACGCCTGGATGATTAGCAGTGATAAAGAAGCCCTTAAATACGTTGGGCTTAGAGGTGATGAAAAATATGATATGAACAATGGTGGGCTTGAAGCCAGATTGGTCAAATACAGACTTTTCAAAGGCAAAGGCAATATTTAATCCACAAAAAAAGCCACATTTTCAGTGGCTTTTTTTAAATCTTATTTTGGAAATTATTTTATCAAACTAAACAATCTGTTCCACCTGATTTTATTAAGAAGTCCGGCGTTACGGTCAATCGACATCCAAATGAACACTGCTTTTCCTACAATATGGTCTGCAGGTACAAATCCCCAATATCTCGAATCATCAGATTCATATCGGTTATCCCCATCATAAAATAATAATCTTGTTTGAAGGTATATTCTGTGATTGCTTTTCCATCTATAAAAATCTTACCATCCTTGTATTCTGCTTTATCATTTAAATCAAAAGTGGTTATAACTGATTTGTAAAGAGCAAGATTTTTGGCATCAAGTGTAATTTTCATGCCTTTTTTTGGAACAGTAATCGGGCCAAAATTATCTCTGTTGTTGTTATAAAGGTTACTTCCATAAGGGAAACTTCTATAAACTGTATTACTGTCGCCTTTTGCAATAATATCAGGATATACATTGGTAATGAAATCCATGTTTTTCAATTCTGCAAGGGCTGATTCTGTGGTGGTTATGTCGTAATAAAACTTCCCATTCTCTGAAGCCGAACCTCTGTCAGTAATACCCAATTTTGTAAACAACTTAGGATTAATATTGGTGTTACATTCTATTTTGCACCATTTTTGGGAATTTGGTGGGCTGTCCATTTTATTGCCATTAATATAAATCTCAGCATTTTTACTTTCAATCACATCACCTCCAATACCGATGCAACGTTTAATGTAGTTAGTCCTTAAATCAACCGGATATTTGTCAAAACCTCCAAATTCGTCTGGTCTTTCGGGACATCCAGGATAATTAAAAACCACTACATCTCCATTTTTTACATCTGTAAAACCCGGAAGACGGTAATTGGGCAATTGAATCCAATCCAGATAAGATGGAATCTCAGTAAACCATATTTTTTGGTGAGTAAGCGGTATCTGAAGGATGGTTTTGGGTGTACGGGCACCATAGTGCACCTTTGATACAAACAAAAAGTCGTCAATTAACAGGCTTTTTTCCATGGAACCTGTCGGAATGGTATAGGCTTCCAGAAACAATCCTCTGATCAGGGTGGCGGCTATTACGGCAAATAAAACCGAGTCCCACCATTCTCTCATGGCTGACTTTTTGGGCTTTTCTTTTTTAATTTCAGTTTCGGACATGAATAAATATTAAATTTTTACAAAAATATATATTAAAAGGCAAAATGCTTATCATTTATTGTGATTTAGGGCAAATTTGGTATAAACGGCTTTTTATAATCAATCAGCGGAATCCAGAATCTCGTCAAAATCCTCCTGCATTTGTTCAAACCGCTTCATCACTTTTTTCAAAAATGTTTCTCCCAACATTTCCTCAATTTCTTCTTCTCCGGACACATCCAGTTCAGAAACTTTGTAAATTTGTTCCAGTGTACCGATTTCAAACTTTATCACAAATTTGTTGTTGAAAAAGTAAAGCTCAGCTATGCAATAATCATTAGGTATTTTTTTTATAAATTTCATTTGATGAAGAATTTTTTAATTTTGGTTCTGTTGTTTATGCCTGTTTGGGGCTGCAAAAGTAAAAAAGAATCCTCGGAATTCTTTAAAAGGGGAAATTATCATTTCAAAAAGAATGAATTGGAGAAAGCAGAACATTTTTTTACCGAAGCTATAAAAAAATCCCCTGATTTTGCTGATGCTTACAATAATCGGGGTGCTGTATATTTAAAATGGGGTAAGAACCAGGATGCAAAAAAGGACTTTGAAAAGGCTGTAAATCTTGATGGGAAATTTACAGAAGCAAAGTTTAACCTGGCGAAATTGTTGAGCGAAACCGGGGAATTGAAACAAGCGGAAGGTTTGTTTAAATCTATTGAAAACAAAATGAAGAATTCAAGTGACTTTTATAACCATTTTGGACAAAATACTGTTAAACTCAACCATTTTGACGAAGGTCTAAAAGCTTTGGAACAATCTTTAAAACTTAATCCCGGAAATGTAGAGGCTCTTACCAATATTTCTTATGTTTTTCTTGTTCAAAATAATGAAAAAATAGCCCAGGATTATATTGATAAAGCATTGAAAATCAATCCTGAATTTGGTTTTGCACTTAATAATAATGCTGTGATTTCGGGTAGGAAAAGAGATTTTAAAAACTCGGTTGAAATGTTGGAAAAAGCTTTGATAAAAGATCCCCAAAATCAGGTATTTCTTAACAATGCTGCATTATATTATTTGGAAAATAGAGAATTGGAAAAAGGTATAGTTTTTTTAGAAAAAGCCAATAAAATTGATGAAAGTAACCCCTATTCTTTGCGAAATATGGCCATTTATCTTTTTTATTCGGGCAAAATAAAAGAATCATATAGTTTATTTCAAAAAATCGAAAAAGAGAATCCTGAAGTTGACCATATATACTATTATCTATCTAAGAATGCTTCTGCTTTACATGACAAAATTTCGGCTTGTAAATATCGAAAAACCGGAGCTGGTTTATCGGAACCATGGATATCAGAACTACCTGAATGTTAATATTTTACAAAGTCAATATTTCGTTTAAAGCCTTCAAATTTCGTTCTTTTTATGGGTGAATTTTTGAAAATTTCTTTAAATATTTCTTCAGTTATTTCTTCCCAATCTTTTTTATTTTTCAATTCTTCCCCGGGAATAAATTCCGGTGTTTTATGGGACTTTGAGAAACGATTCCACGGACATACATCCTGACAAATATCACAGCCAAATACCCAATTTTGCATTTTTCCCTTGAATTCATCCGGAATATTTTCTTTTAATTCGATAGTAAGATAACTGATACATTTGCTGCCATCCACTATATAGGGTTCGGCAATGGCATCAGTTGGACAAGCATCAATACAAGCTGTGCAGGTGCCACAGTAATCTTTTATAGGGCCGTCGGTTTCTAATTCTAAGTCACATATAATTTCTCCCAGAAAGAAAAAACTTCCCATCTCCCTATTAATCAGGTTGCTGTGTTTTCCCACCCATCCTAACCCAGATTTTTTTGCCCAGACTTTGTCCATCACCGGTGCTGAATCCACAAATATTCTTGCATTAATGTCTCCAATGCTTTCCTGCATAAACTCCAGAAGTCCAGTCAGTTTGCGTTTTAACACAAAATGATAGTCTTCTCCATAAGCATATTTTGATATTTTCAAATCGGTGTTAAGCTCTTTTTCAGGAAAATAATTTAAGATTACCGAGATAACAGATTTTGCTCCTTCGACCAGTTTTGTGGGATCGAGTCTTTTGTCAAAATGATTGGCCATATAAGTCATTTTTCCATGATAATCACGTTGAAGCCAGGTTTCCAGTCTTCTTGCCTCTTCCTTTAAAAAGCCGGCTTGTGATATCCCGCAAAAATCAAAACCCAGTTCAGCAGCTTTTTGCTTTATGATTTGAGTTCTGATTTTAATATCCATTTTAAGTTTTTTGGCAAAACTATCACCATTTTTTGATTTCACATTGCCTTTTATTACAAGTTTTCAGTATTTTTGTATTGATTATCAGGATTATTTTCTCGATGTCTATAATAAAACGTTGCTTTCTATTAACATTTTTCACTCTTTGGCAATACTCCTGTATCCCCATTGAGGATTTACCTCCGTTTGATATTACCGTCACTTTATTACCTAATGGTACATCTGCCAGGCTTGATTGGCCTTTGGTAAATGACCCACAGATTGGAACCGTAAGATATGATGTGTATTTAGGCACCACCCGTGTTGCAACTAATATTAATGCAAATACATATACTTTTAACAATCTTGAGTACAATACAGCTTATACCGGAAAATTGGTCGGTAAGACTTTATCAGGCGACGAAGAAGAAGCAACCTACTCATTTTCTACTTTGAAAGAATATATTTTGGTGCCTGATCCCGGTTTGGAACAAAGTCTGATTGATGCCGGGTATGATACAGAAGGAATTATTAACCAAAAAATGTATAAAGAGGATGCTCCTCTTGTTAAAAAATTGGAGGCACGGCAAAGAAATATTTCAAATTTGACCGGTATTTCACATTTTACTAATCTGGAGTATTTGGACTTATCAATTAACCAAATTTCTCAAATTGACCTAACACAGAATACAAAACTTACTTATCTAAATCTTGGACAGAATCTGTTAACAAATGTGAATCTGTCACCTAACGTTTTATTAAAGAATCTGATAATTCATAATAACAGTATTCAGCAACTCAATATTACTCAGTCTGTTCTTTTGGAAGTTTTGGTAGCAAATTATAACCAGCTTTCGGCCATTGATATAAACCGAAATAATCTTTTAATTACTTTAGGATTAAATAATAATAATCTTAATCAGGTTAATTTTTCGGGTAATGCAAGGTTGACCGAAATAGATTTAAGCAATAATCCGATTTCGGGCTTAAGTTTGTCCAATTTGACACTTTTGAAAAACCTGGCGGTGCAAAATGCCTCACTTTCTGGCCTGAATACAGGCAGTCTCACCAATTTGGTTCATCTTGATGTCTCTGGAAATGTAATAACTTCATTGGATATCAGAAATAACACTTTGATAGAAACTTTGGATGTGTCTTTTAATCGATTAACCAAACTTAACATTAAGAATAATGTTAATTTAATCGCATTAAATACAAAAAATAACAATAATCGTTCTCAAATTTGTGTCACGAATGCGGTTCAGGCACAGGATAATTTTGACTGGATCAAAGATGATTTTACCATTTATAATACAAATTGTAATTAATATATGACTTACGCCACTACCGAAATTACTAGTGCTGAAATTCTTTCTGACAATCCTGTTCATCAGAGATTATATTTTCCTTATGAAATGGCTTCAAAAATTATCAGCGGCAAAGTACTTGAGCTGGGATGTGGCTGGGGCCGTGGAGTTGAAAAACTTATCGATTCATGTGACCATTTTACAGGTTTAGATAAAAATGAGCCGCTCATAAAAGCTTTAAGTGAAAAATACCCTCAGAGTTATTTTAATACTGTTGATTTACCTCATTTGACTGAATTTCAGGACAATACATTTGATTATATAGTAACTTTTCAGGTAATTGAGCATATTCAGGACGACCATAAATTTCTGGAAGAAGCCAAAAGGGTATTGAAACCGGGAGGTAAGATTTTATTGACAACGGTGAATAAAGATTATTCTTTGAGTAGGAATCCCTGGCATATCAGAGAATATCGTACAGAAGAATTAAAGAACCTTATGTTGAAATATTTCAAAGATTTAGATGCGAAAGGAGTTGGTGGTAATGATAAAGTTTGGGAATATTATGAGCAAAATAAGGCTTCGGTAAGAAAAATAATGAGATGGGATATTTTGGATTTACAGCACCGGCTTCCATCCTGGATTTTAAGAATTCCTTACGAAATACTCAATCGTTTTAACCGAAACAAATTGCTCCAACAATCGGAAGGCCTGGCAGCCGAAATTAATTGGGACGATCACCATTTGAGTAACGAGCCTGAGAAATGTATTGACTATTTCTTTGTGGCTACGAAATAAATGCATCTCTACCTGCATATCCCGTTTTGCAGGCAAGCCTGTTATTATTGTGATTTTCATTTCAGCACCAATCTTCAACTTAAAGACAAGTTGATTGATGCTATTTGTGAAGAGATAATTTTACAAAAAGATTTTCTGCGAAATAAAAAACTTCAAACCGTTTATTTTGGCGGTGGTACTCCTTCTTTTCTCGAAAATAAGGACTTAGACAAGATTTTTGAAACTATTTCTAAAAATTTCGATTTAACAGAAGTAGAAGAAATAACTCTTGAAACCAATCCTGAAGATGTTCAAATTGACAAAATTAAACATTGGAAAACACTGGGAATAAATCGTTTAAGTCTTGGAATTCAAACTTTCGACGACAGAATTTTGGGTTATTTTAACCGTAACCATAAGGCTGAGATTTCAATAAAAGCTTTGGACCTGCTGTTAGGTGCGGAATATTCAAATCTCACGGTGGATCTTATCTATGCCCACAACGTTTTAGAGTTAAATGAAAAAGAGTCAAATCTCATTCTTTTCAAAGATCTTGAAATAATTTCCGGATTTAACCTTCCGCATATTTCAGCATACAATCTTACGCTGGAAAAAGACACCGTGTTTGGAAAATGGCTGAAGCAAAAAAAAATGAAAGCCATCAGCGAAGAACACGCAGCAACGCAATATGAAATTTTGGTAAACTTTCTTTCGGATAAAAAGTATATCCAATATGAGGTTTCTAATTTTGGCTTTGAAGGAAAATTTGCAATTCACAATTCTGCTTATTGGAAAGACGAAGAATATTTAGGCATTGGTCCTTCGGCTCATTCTTATGATTGTAAAAACAGGATGAGCAATGTGGCAAATAATCCAAAATATATTAAGGCTATCGAATCTGGCCTGGTTCCTTCTATTGTTGAAGAACTCTCAAATTCAGACCGAATCAATGATTACCTTTTGACAGGTTTGAGAACAATTTGGGGTGTGGATCTAAAAAAAATATCCCAAATGGCCGGAGAAATTCCTCAAACCTTTTGGGATAATATTTCTTTATTAAAAAACAAAAATTGGATTGCTCAGGAAGCCGAAACGATTTCGATTACTTCTGAAGGCCGGATTTTCTCTGACCGTATCGCCTCTGATTTGTTTTTTGATTAATACTTAAGCACAAACTTCTTCGTAAACAGCCGCCAAATGATGTCCAATCATATCCGCTGAACGACCTTCAATATGATGTCTTTCAACAAAATGCACCAACTCGCCATCTTTAAAAAGTGCAATCGAAGGTGATGATGGAGGAAGCGGTATATATTCACGCATTCTTTGTGTTGCCTCTAAATCAACACCGGCAAATACCGTTTTCAATTGATCAGGTTTATGTTCTGATATCATTAAAGACATTTTTGCTCCGGGACGACAAGTACCTGCAGAACAGCCACATACTGAATTAATTACCACCAGGGCGGTTCCTTTTTGATTAGCCATAAACTGATCTACAGCTTCGGCTGTGGTCAATTCTTCAAAACCCGCACTCGTCAAATCGAGTTTCATGGGTGCAACTAAATGGGGAGGATACATATTTTTATTTATTTGTATTTATTATTTATTTCCAATCAATTTTACATAAATCCAAGTTCAAGTTTGGCAACTTCACTCATCATATCGGTAGAATAGGACGGTTCGAATGTCAATTCTATACTTACATCGTTTACTCCTTCTACCTCTCTGATTTTTTCTTCAATCTCTACCGGAATACTTTCAGCTGATGGACAAGAGGGAGAAGTGAGGGTCATCAGAACATATACGTTGTTGACAGGGAAAATTTTGATGTCATAAATCAGTCCCAATTCAAATACATCGACAGGTATTTCCGGATCATAAACTTGTTTGATCGCTTCGACAACTTTATTTTTTAACTCTTCCTCTTCCATATTTTTATTGGTTCCAAATAATGCAAAAACAGTAATCTTGAGTTTTTAGTTCTTTAATTTTTTGCCTGAAAAGCCAGAGCATAGGTTTTCATTTGTTTGACCATCGATGCTAAACCATTGGCTCTTGTCTGAGCCAAATGGCTGGTAAGACCAATTTTTTCGATAAAATAAAGATCAGCATGCAAAACTTCTTCAGGGGTATGTCCCGATAAAACATTTAACAACATACTAACCAAACCCTTTACTATCATTGCCTGACTATCAGCTTCAAAGTGAACCAAACCCTCTTTAAATGAGGCATTTAGCCACACAACACTCTGACAACCTTTTATTATATTTTCTTCAGATTTATGCTCATCGGGCATGACCGGGAGTTTTTTCCCCATGTCAATAATATATTCATATTTCTCCTCCCAATCGTCAAATAATTCAAAGTCTTCTATCAGTTGATCCTGTGTTTCGTTTATGGTCATTTTATGACAACATTTTAATTACTTTTTTTACTCCTTCAACCAATCTATCTATTTCTTCAAACGTATTATATACTGAAAATGAAGCTCTTACTGTTCCCGGAATGTTGAATCTCTGCATCAAAGGTTGGGTACAATGATGTCCGGTTCTTACGGCGATTCCTTGTTGGTCAAGAATGATTCCCACATCCTGCGGGTGAATATTTTTCAAAACAAAAGAAACTACACTAACTTTATCTTTAGCCTGACCTACAATTGTCAACCCTTCAATTTCAGAGAGTTTTTCGGTAGCATATTTCAAGAGTTTATCTTCGTAAACTGCAATATTCTGTTTTCCCAATTCACCAATGAATTCAAGAGAAGCTTTAAAGGCAACAACATCTGCAATATTTGGTGTTCCGGCCTCAAACTTATAGGGTAAATCGGCGTAGGTGGTTTTTTCAAAAGTTACTTCTTTGATCATTTCACCCCCACCCCTGTAAGGTGGCATGGCTTCTAAAAGTTCTTTCTTGCCGTATAAAACTCCCATTCCGGTGGGTCCAAACAGTTTATGTGCCGATAATGCATAAAAATCTGCATCAAGATCCTGAACATCAATATCTATATGACTACATGCCTGTGCACCGTCAATCAATACTTTTGCTCCTACCTTATTATGAGCAGCTGCAATAATTTCTTTCACAGGATTAATGGTTCCCAATGCGTTGGAAACATGCACTACTGATACGAACTTGGTTTTGGGCGAAAGTAACTTCAGGTATTCATCTATCAAAATTTCACCCTGATCATTAATGGGTATCACTTTTAGCACGCAGCCTTTTTCCTCACACAGCATTTGCCATGGAACAATGTTGCTATGATGCTCTAAAGTACTGATTATGATTTCGTCACCTTTATCTATAAATTTTTTACCGAAAGTACCTGCTACCAGATTAATGCTATCGGTAGTACCATACGTAAAAATTATTTCTTCAGAATATTTAGCATTTAAAAATTCTTGAACCGACTTTCGGGTAGCTTCATACGCAGCAGTGGCTTTTTCGGCTAAATGATGAATACCACGATGGATATTTGCATTGTAGCCTTCATAATATCCTAAAAGTGCATCCAAAACCACTTTGGGTTTTTGCGTAGTGGCTGCATTGTCAAAGTAAACAAGTTTTTTTCCTTTAATCTCCTGATGAAGAATCGGAAACTGACTTCTGATTTCGTTGATATTGAGCTCCACTATTATTGCAGTTTTTGTTCAATTCTTTCATCCAAAATCTCCCTGAGTTCCTCAATTTTAATTTGAGAAACTACATCCTCTGCAAACGCAACCAATTGAAGTCTTATGGCATCAGGTTTTGGAATCCCTCTTGACTGCATATAGAATATTGCCTCATCATTGAGTTTACCGGTGGTGGTTCCATGCGAACATTTTACATCATCGGCCCAAATCTCCAACTGGGGTTTGGAATTCATACTGGCTGAGTCAGAAGTAATTACATTCCGGCAATTTTGGTAAGCATTGGTCTTTTGGGCATCTTGCTGAACAAATATTTTCCCGTTAAAAACACCTGTTGACTGATCAGAAAGCACTCCTTTATATAGTTCGTTGCTTTCACAATTTGGCTTGCGGTGATCCACAAGTGTATGATTATCAATATGCTGGCTTTCATTTGGAATATATAAACCAAACATGTGGCTTTCGATATATTCTCCATCAAGAATCAGATTCAGATCATTTCTAATAAATCCACCGTTCAGAGATATGGTCGCAGCATAAAAATAGCTTTTTTTCTCCTGATAAATCTGGGTAGTACCAATATGGCTACTTTGGTTATTTTCTTCCTGAATTTTATAATAATCTACTCTGGCATCCTCTCCGACAAACACTTCGGTCACATAATTTTCAAAAGCTGCTTTATCACCCAGCGTTTCATATATTTCAACGATTTTAACTTCGGCGTTTTGCTCAACAACCACCAGGTTATGAAGGTTTAAAGCAATATTTTCATCTTCTGTATTACTTACAAAATGGATAGTAAGCGGAGACTCAAGCGTAGTATTTTTCGGAATATGAACAACTATACCATCATTGGCCATGGCAATATTTGCTGCAGCCACACTGTCTTTTTCCAGGTTGAGATGTTTACCATAATATTCATTCAAAAAATCAGATTTATTTACCTGAGCTTCTTTGAGAGTAAGAATTTCAATCTTTGCATTTTCAAAATTATCGGAAAGCTCCTCAGAATATTGTCCATTAACAAAAACAATTCTATGTCCTGAAATTTTAGGAAAAATTGAATCAGATGAAATACTTTTTACTTCTTTTGGAAACGTAAAAGACTGCTTATCAACTTTTTTGAGGCTAGAATATTTCCAATCTTCATGTTTTGTGCTTGGAAAACCCTTGGACTTAAAATGATCAAAAGCCTGCTTTCTTTTTTGGTTAAATGCCGAGTTGGCACTGCCATTTAAAGTAGCTTGAAATGCATTAAACTCCGACTCTAGCTGAGTTTGTATATTTTGAAATGACATTTTCCGGAATTAATTTTAAACCAAAGAATTTTCAAGGGCATCGGCTTCGGCTTTTACCCAATCGTAACCTTTTTCTTCCAACTCAAGAGCAAGCTCTTTAGTACCTGACTTCACGATTCTACCTTTATATAAAACATGAACAAAATCAGGTATGATGTAATCCAACAGACGTTGATAGTGGGTAACCACGATAAATGACCTTTCAGGACTTTTAAGCTGATTAACACCATCAGCCACTATTTTTAGGGCATCAATGTCAAGACCAGAGTCAGTCTCATCAAGGATACCAAGGGTTGGCTCAAGCATGGCCATTTGAAAGATTTCGTTTCGTTTCTTTTCACCACCTGAAAAACCTTCATTCAGCGACCTTCTTAATAATTGATCATCTATTTTTACGGTTTTAGCTTTTTCTTTCATCAATTTCAGAAACTGGGCAGCATCCAATGACTCTTTTCCAT
It encodes the following:
- a CDS encoding class I SAM-dependent methyltransferase, producing MYLDFIRYWLKAGDAHTIHSPFVFEFYTQVFKSSIQNDYFEKIENQRGKLLQRTESIDIKDFGAGSRVEKNTKRKISSIARTSLKTKKWALILNRIARFYKYQNIIELGTSFGITTSYLATSTPQCNVFTFEGSPEIGKIAQNTFQNLELSNIELITGNIDETLPHFLSNYGCIDLIFFDANHTYEATIRYFETALKSIHNDTCFVFDDIYWSEGMKSAWEEIINHDSVTVSIDLFFVGIVFFRRESPKQHFIIK
- the apaG gene encoding Co2+/Mg2+ efflux protein ApaG, coding for MEVAITNGIKVTVTSEYQPMYSEPLEFMYAFSYRIKIENFSDHTVQLISRHWYIFDGIGEKYEIIGNGVVGFQPIIEPGQSHEYVSGCNFKAPIGKMNGSYLLERQLDGEKIFVKIPEFVLMMPAILN
- the ung gene encoding uracil-DNA glycosylase, coding for MNVEIEESWRNQLSDQFEMPYFKQLVDFVKSEYSTKVCYPPGKLIFNAFEKCPFANTKVVILGQDPYHGPNQAHGLCFSVNHGISFPPSLLNIFKELKEDIGKPIPLTGNLEDWAAQGVLLLNATLTVEAGKAGSHQKKGWEQFTDAVIAKLNEGKENLVFLLWGTYAQNKGKFIDRNKHFVLKAKHPSPLSANFGGWFGQKHFSQTNNFLESKNLGKIDW
- a CDS encoding class I SAM-dependent RNA methyltransferase — its product is MQKYEMIATTLMGLEKELSNEIEQLGGENIEILKRAVRFFGDDKLMYTANMSLRTALRILIPIDDFKATNEDDLYHSVKSFPWENIFGLHQTFAIDAVTSGEYFKHSKFVALRAKDAIADRFREKTGRRPNVDPIEPDIAINLHINVSEVSVSLDSSGVSLDKRGYRINKTLAPINEVLAAGIILKSGWKSDLPFYDPMSGSGTFSIEAALLGSNTAPGLNRTFSFQNWGEYDSLLFEKIKNELISQKKEDNLKILARDILTQNIEIIAENAMNAGVEDFISLKKADFFQTDPVDNNGILVLNPPYGERLKLGNIFDYYARIGDTFKQKYAGFDAWMISSDKEALKYVGLRGDEKYDMNNGGLEARLVKYRLFKGKGNI
- a CDS encoding tetratricopeptide repeat protein, which gives rise to MKNFLILVLLFMPVWGCKSKKESSEFFKRGNYHFKKNELEKAEHFFTEAIKKSPDFADAYNNRGAVYLKWGKNQDAKKDFEKAVNLDGKFTEAKFNLAKLLSETGELKQAEGLFKSIENKMKNSSDFYNHFGQNTVKLNHFDEGLKALEQSLKLNPGNVEALTNISYVFLVQNNEKIAQDYIDKALKINPEFGFALNNNAVISGRKRDFKNSVEMLEKALIKDPQNQVFLNNAALYYLENRELEKGIVFLEKANKIDESNPYSLRNMAIYLFYSGKIKESYSLFQKIEKENPEVDHIYYYLSKNASALHDKISACKYRKTGAGLSEPWISELPEC
- the queG gene encoding tRNA epoxyqueuosine(34) reductase QueG gives rise to the protein MDIKIRTQIIKQKAAELGFDFCGISQAGFLKEEARRLETWLQRDYHGKMTYMANHFDKRLDPTKLVEGAKSVISVILNYFPEKELNTDLKISKYAYGEDYHFVLKRKLTGLLEFMQESIGDINARIFVDSAPVMDKVWAKKSGLGWVGKHSNLINREMGSFFFLGEIICDLELETDGPIKDYCGTCTACIDACPTDAIAEPYIVDGSKCISYLTIELKENIPDEFKGKMQNWVFGCDICQDVCPWNRFSKSHKTPEFIPGEELKNKKDWEEITEEIFKEIFKNSPIKRTKFEGFKRNIDFVKY
- a CDS encoding class I SAM-dependent methyltransferase, with the protein product MTYATTEITSAEILSDNPVHQRLYFPYEMASKIISGKVLELGCGWGRGVEKLIDSCDHFTGLDKNEPLIKALSEKYPQSYFNTVDLPHLTEFQDNTFDYIVTFQVIEHIQDDHKFLEEAKRVLKPGGKILLTTVNKDYSLSRNPWHIREYRTEELKNLMLKYFKDLDAKGVGGNDKVWEYYEQNKASVRKIMRWDILDLQHRLPSWILRIPYEILNRFNRNKLLQQSEGLAAEINWDDHHLSNEPEKCIDYFFVATK